A segment of the Bombus huntii isolate Logan2020A chromosome 14, iyBomHunt1.1, whole genome shotgun sequence genome:
acgattttaaaaatttcagaaatatttccGGATTAAAATTTCCATTATTCTTGTTAGTAATACTCATAACTCGTcctaaatttaaatatatccgAATAATGAAAGATACAAGGTAAGGGCAGAGGATCAATTGATCTATTTTCGGCCGACAAAATGGATCTTTTCTCAACATTTTTGATATCAAGCTAACAACAGACGTTGATGTCCCTCGGGGAAGAGGCCGTGGTTTTTCTTCGCAAATCATTTTTATGATTTCTGTTAGACTCTGAAAATTGGGATACATACCATACgtataaaaaatagaataaagtCAAAAATTACATTGATTAAAATCCGGATTAAATTAATCTAATTTTACCATAGCGGGAAAAGGATGTCTTTTTGAAACCATTTCATAGAGAATGACGCCCATGCTCCATATATCGCATTTGAAATCATAAGATTGGTCTGTTAGCATTTCTGGAGCCATGTAACAAAATGATCCAGCGCGACATATAATTGATGGTTTCGTTAATCTGTACAATAATGATAATACtccataaaattatataaaaatattgaacataaactattaatatttcataaagtaACTTTTTCACAATGAATAATACTCTTTAAAATTTTTCGAGACGCCGAAATCTCCGATCTTTACGATGTCACCGCGGCTTCCGGTTAGCATGATGTTTTCCGGTTTCAAATCACGGTGAAGAATCTTTTTGAAATGGATGTGGTGAACTCCAAGAACGACTTGGGAGAATAAATACAGCGCATCCTAAATTAACATATGTATTCATTAGTATtaacatattaatattatatcaaatgtttaaaatatcgTAGACGAAAAATAATGAGATGTAATGTTTCCCAAGTTCTTACTTCTTCTTTAAGTGGTGTCTCATTGTTTTCTAACAAATCTTTCAAAGTGCCTCGCGTTGCATATTCCATAAGAATGTAACTGTGATTGTCTTCTATCCAAGCTCCATAGTAAGCAACTATATTAGTATGTCTCAAAGTGTGCAAACATTTCACTTCTTCTGATATGTTCTGAGCACATTAAATATACATGCAATTagttatagtatataaaattaagCATAGAGACAATCTTTTATGTacaaaaaaagttaattaatagGTACATCTCCTTGATATGGTGACACAACAATTAATTTGGCCTATTTCAATTAAGAAATTTCCTCACCTTAAAAGGTAGTGCGTTTACATTATCGAGAATTTGTTCCTTAACTACGAATGGTTTAGAGTCTTTCTTTCGTCGTACTAAGTAAACTGATCTAGAAACAATAGACGATGAggaaaaataggaaaatttaatttagcaCGAATACATACCCGAAAGACCCCTGTCCTAACAATGTTTCGAATATATAATCATTTATATGCATGGACATTTTTgacaaaaatgataaaaaacgCGAATAAAATCGAATTATTAATTCACAAAATTAATTTAGCTAAGAGTACTAAACATCAATCGATTTGTTATGGTAGATCAATATAAACAGTTAGTCCAATAAAGTTTGAATTTTTTTCTGGTATGTCAGAAATGTCTATTTCCAATCAgatatttgaaattgaataatataattaaatataataattaattaaatacatttaCTTTTTAAGAAGAgctatttttttacaaaaaaaaaatacaatgaTTTTTGATTCGATTAGTTTCGTATTTAATGGCGTACTGTTACAAATTAACAAATAAGATCATATGAAAATCATAAGGAATTCGTTGTTTCTTCATTTATGCTTATAACTTGGAATGCACAAATGAAATCTAATTATATTTCGAGAATATGCATATGACGTGCATAGATTGtggatttattattattcataaaaAGTGTTTACAAAAACGCATTCTTGTTTGCTCACAATTTATAAAGTATTGTTTTAATACTATTTAAAGTCTCTAAGATTCGTTAGCAAACATTctctatacatatgtattaacGAAAGCACATATGCAAAGGTAGGGAAAATTCGGGCATTAAATTACATGTAGTagttttattcttctttttttacaaataacgcAATAAAGATTTTTTTCCTAAAGCGTTTAGATGTATTATATCATACCACAAAAAAGGATGTAGTGACGCAGTTGACCTGATTGAATTGCATAATTCACAATAGTAAATGCTGCATTCAAGAACATGCAGACAATTTAATATAGATGAACAACGACAAAAATGGGTTATTTTTTAAGACTTGATTGTAAAAAAGTTCCTGTCCATAAGGTGAAACACTGCTGGCAAAACAATATGGCTACTCTAGTTTTTCAAAAAGTGTGCACGTTAACGCGATGTATGTACTCTTCTAGAGTACTCGTGCACACATCAACAATTCTTGAATTGAACGATGCTCACCAAACATTTATTTCCAATGAAAAAAGCAAACCACCTTATACCCTAGTGCAATGCAGAATT
Coding sequences within it:
- the LOC126873144 gene encoding serine/threonine-protein kinase nekl-2-like isoform X1 → MEYATRGTLKDLLENNETPLKEEDALYLFSQVVLGVHHIHFKKILHRDLKPENIMLTGSRGDIVKIGDFGVSKNFKEYYSLLTKPSIICRAGSFCYMAPEMLTDQSYDFKCDIWSMGVILYEMVSKRHPFPAMSLTEIIKMICEEKPRPLPRGTSTSVVSLISKMLRKDPFCRPKIDQLILCPYLVSFIIRIYLNLGRVMSITNKNNGNFNPEIFLKFLKS
- the LOC126873144 gene encoding serine/threonine-protein kinase nekl-2-like isoform X2; the protein is MEYATRGTLKDLLENNETPLKEEDALYLFSQVVLGVHHIHFKKILHRDLKPENIMLTGSRGDIVKIGDFGVSKNFKELTKPSIICRAGSFCYMAPEMLTDQSYDFKCDIWSMGVILYEMVSKRHPFPAMSLTEIIKMICEEKPRPLPRGTSTSVVSLISKMLRKDPFCRPKIDQLILCPYLVSFIIRIYLNLGRVMSITNKNNGNFNPEIFLKFLKS